Sequence from the Mytilus galloprovincialis chromosome 10, xbMytGall1.hap1.1, whole genome shotgun sequence genome:
TCTTTAAACAACATCTGGTATAATAAGTTAGAATCTTCAAACAACATCTGGTATAATAAGTTAGAATCTTTAAACCACATCTGGTATAATAAGATCAGACAATTTTAGAAATCGCTGGTAATACAGATATTGTTGAATATTCCACTAAGATTATGgctatattaataaaaaaaaaaaaacattatttagtATCATTTCGATCTTttgaaaaatgtgcaaaataagTGTTATACATTCTAAATTCAGGAAAAATGCAGAATAATCAGGTGGTTCATCCTCGACCTTCGTTCTCTTGTGGATATTGGTATTATTATAGTAAAAGTTAAACAACTTACTGACTTCTGTGCATTCTGCCAAAGGATCACCTTGGAAACCCGGTttacaagtacatttgtagtgaCCATCAACAGGTTTACATTGACCATTTGTAGCGCATGGCGACAACGTCTTTGCAACTAGTTTTGCTTTACCGTCTATCAACTGACACGTCCTGGCAATAGTACAATCTGAGTTCTCAACAGTTGCTCCAACCTTTACAATGAAACAAagtgttttattgttttgaataCATGTCGGATTCTTTTGTTTCAACATTATCAATATACTTGTTATTTATGTAATACAAGTGAGACGTTGAGCCAGCTATCACTAGGTTTAATCTTCCATTTTGTGAATAtcaaaatgtctgtaccaagtcaggaatctgactgttgttttcaattcgtttttcattcgtttgatgtctttgagcTTGATGCAACAACGCGTTCTGGTTTGTTTCAAGTGATTTAAAAAGAATGGGCATGCAATTCTAACGGATGATACTTATTACATGTACTACATTAACAACTGTTTGCACAACACAACAACTGAATTATGTCTCTTACAACGACAATCAATACTATCTGTGCTCACGAGTAATTACAGATTtttattgttgtaatttttttaaatgttggaaATAGAATCATCCAATCTTAGAAAGGAAGTTTGAAAGGAATAGGTCATGAGATATCTGGCTGAATTAAATGTTTTTCTAAAATCGTCGCTTTAAATCAGAGTTTATCGATTCATGGCTTTTGGATATCGGTTTCctaactactgttgcctatatttgtGACGAAACTATTTATATATAGCGACAATTATATGCTGATATTCTCCAGTTATTCCAAAATTTCTAGTTTTGGTAACCTTTGAAAAATTAAGGTTTTGATTCGTAAACTTCTGCAGAATTTATTCGTAAATAAAACCTTACCGGTACGTATTCTCCGATTGAAGTTGTACAACCGCATCGAGTATCTGGTACACATTCTAAATTACTCATGTAATAGCCTGCTTTACATTCACATCCTTCTCGTGGTGGTTGTTTACAACTATTTGACAGAAGTGGAGCCAAGCATGTTGCTGGACAGGATGATATTTGTGGTTTGTATATAGAATTTCGACCACACGATAGTGCTTTAAtgaaagaaattaataaaataaaataggtaTTTTAAGATGATAGAAATATAATTTTACGTTTAAAAGTGATCACGAGTTCATTAAAATTCTACTTTTATTTGCGTGCATATTTCATGAAATTCATgttagtaatatatatatattgtaatcaaATCAATACTAATTTTACAGTAGTGCTGATACATATGTTTTAACCGGACGTGAAgttaaaaacattgttttatttgttttctctGCATGTAACTTGTTACACCAGTAATTATTTctgtaattataaaatttaattgcCTTGTTTCaagattttttacatgtttaaaattcGAATGTAGGtattacattaatttttttcatgttacacaatttttctgtttgtttaatgatcaaataaaaccaattatatcacaCTTCTGAGCATGCCCTGTGTTTGCATGTTGAAGCCGtttaatgatcaaataaaaccaattatatcacaCTTTTGAACATGCCCTGTGTTTGCATGTTGAAGCCGTTTATACCGCAAGCTGAAATTGCTGACAAAGTGAACATATTAAACTTTAATCTAAAATCATAAATCTTCAAGGAATTGATTAATACTTACAACGTTatattaaaatcttgaaaaaaaaaacatatttcttaaCAAAATATACACTGAAAAGGGGTAATAAACCCAGGGAAACTAAGTCATATTATCTGTTCTTGTTAACGCTGCAATGATGCgtgcttttgtttttgtttggagAAGGAGAGGAGCAATGAGTTATGCGGGACTCTTACTTTTGTTAACTACTTTTCGTACATGCCTTTAATCAAAATTGTATGGAATGCATATTAACTCcctaaaaaaattctaaaaataacaTACGGCATAGTTTGTCATCTCGCCAGCTGATAGGTATACCCATTATGTGGCATTGCTCTGCAAATCCCTCTAGACCTTCGCACATAACCTGATGGAAGTTTGGTCGTCCATAGTAAGCACAATAATCGATAATGCAAGAATCATACATCTCCATAGCTCTCTCAGGATCAGCTTTGATACATTTCTTGAATTTACCGTCAATAGTATCCACTTTTATGTATCGACACAAAGATTCTTTTGCCTTGAGTAATAACTCATCTGTACATGGATAAACATCTATGGCAGGCTTGCATCtgattaattaattaaattgGGGATTGTTATGACAAACCATATCAAAATGATAACACTTCTAACACAAATATCCATTAATTGACATCATAATTAAGTTATCTATCTTATATTATTCATTTACGTAATTTTTGGTTAGTATGCAATGTATGCATTGTTAAGTCAGAAATCATTCTGTTCTTTCATTCCTTTCTTAAATAACAGaggaaaaatagataaataagtGTTTTTTACTAAACTCtctgctattatttttttttgttttggataAGTAATGCGGATCAAATTCTCAAAAACCCTGCTTTCACTGACAGATATCAgtaaaattctaaataaaatcaGTTGCTCAATTTCAATATGTGGGTTACATTTCTGCTTAGTTTCATAATGTCTCGTTGTTGTATGaaagacgagttatatatatatacatatcatacCCATTAGACCAACTTGTGAAGTGAAGAAAATAAGTTTAGTCATTGATTGATGAGTGTTTAACGGCCCTTTTTTGTGGGGTTAGTTGTGTTTGGTGGAGGGAGACGACGAAAACTGTTTGAGACGATTTGAAAATCTGAGTTGAAACAGAAGGTGTTGATTAGAACATTGAAAAAATCTTCCAAAAATTATGGTTGAAATGTTTTAGTTCCAATATCTGCTGAATGTAATGAATGACGCTTGTGCACTTACTGTGGGATAATTAGATCGGAGTCATCCATTACTTCGTAGCTATTACCAATCagagaatatttgtttttgtttgtggATACATCAGTCCCGTCTTTTGTTCTTAAATCATCACGTTTATCATTACAGTTTCCACAGATACCGTTTACTTGCTGACCAAACTTTCTTGGGATTATAACTTCCATTATATGAATACCATCGTATTCTACAACAACGCCACAAGAGGTTTCCAGTCGTAACCTCTGACCTGATGTGTATACCACGACACCCTCGTCCACATAAGGAGGATACTTTTGAATACCGTCAACCTTAAATAGAACAAATACGAAACAAACTTAAATATGGCAGTCTAGAGTAATACTCAACTAGTCATATGGTTGATTAaaatcttgttatatttgttCTTTGTTGATAATTGCAACAATGACAAACATACTACACCTTCTTATTCTACATTTTCAACACTAAAACAGCATGCGCTTAAGTTATACATTATAAATCTCGTTTacacagatacatgtacatgtatacaacaaaaaaacatattactTATTTTTCAAAACTCTTGTTGTAAAATATTCGGAATCTCTTGTTATTTCCATGTAGGGACAGCCACCCCTTAGTGACAACCCAGACCtttaataataaatgttttacaaatagCATACCATATGttattttttccttcattttttgaaaatataaaagttatcaacataatcaattttaaatatatgaagAATCCAAATTAAATGCTTCCCAATCAAATTTTCAATTGCCTACTAAGTATATCGCAAAAGCAAATACACGGATTTTGCATGTGTTATGCTTTATAAGTTCCAATATCTATATACGTTCGACTTTTAATAGTGCTGGTTATTTTAAATTGAGGAGCGAACGCCCTTAACTGGTGTTGTTGCTTTTATAATTACTCTTAAGACATATGCTATATCTGTCTTATAAATGATTCAatcttgtttttaaataacaaacaTTTCCAAATACTCATAAAACGTTATGCATACTCACATATAGTTTACGATCCATGTGTAAACGATACACATGACCATGGAATTTGAGGTCAACAAGTCTCATGAAAGTCACTTTATTATTGCCACCTCTGTATTCATGTTTTGCTTCCACAGCAAAGCGACATGCAGAATTATCATGAGCAGCCACGGTGTATTTACACGCCCCAAAGAAATGTATTATCTGTCCATCAAATGTCCTGTAATGTGGATCACCACTTGCAGTACATGAACAAGTCGGGTCTGAAATTAAATAGTCAAAATCAAAATAACTGATGttcaaaataagaaattacttgtatgtaaagttatgtttgtgtacattttatcatCTGAGATAGAAAAATGTACATGCAAACTCAATTTTACATACTAGAAATTGTAATGTGAAGAAACTTTTCTGTTAGTTTTGTCTTGAGCAATTATAACCAGGGTTACAAAGCAACATACAACATttgattgtatttttatatttattacaaaaaacatagaaaaagatTGTTGAGTCATTCTGATAGATTTTCTAATAAGTCTAATAATTGATcaattttttttgggaaaaaaaaacaaacaaaagatcaGTATAAATCCAAAATTTTCTTTTGAGCAGAAATAAGTATATACTTACTGATGCATTCCTTCAATGGATCTCCAGTCAAACCAGGTTTACAAGCACACTTGTAGTGTCCACCTACAGGTTTACATATAGCGTTCCTACCACATATAGGACGGTTAAAACTAACAAATGTTCCTCTATCACCTTTAGCTACACATGCTTTAACACTCGTACAATCGGAACTTTCTATTTTCGCACCAATCTGAATAATAATAATGGAATTCACGAACATTATCTTATCTGTTGTTTTTGTTAAAACATAttatttaaagtggattgggaaacaagttttgcaacgtatattaatccctttccactttgcgggtgcgagtgctgtctTGTAGCAGCATTAAcctgtttttttcaaaatctacaagggtgtcttttacgtgcaagagatatggctgtCTCTTAACATTGGTccctttatattttgtttgaaaatcaCCTGTAATTTACATGGTCATCAAAAAGTCGTATACTAAAGCTATTCCATGAAAGCGCTTTACCGCACTGCTGTGCTTTCTGCACTGTGTTCTCAATAAATTATGATCTAGTCTATTTTTAAAGTATAGTGGGATAAAGCTTTCCTTCACAATGTTAACATACATATTTTCCGtctatatatacaaaacttactGGAATATAATCGCCCTTTTCTGTTTTACATCCACACTGTTCTACAGGTACACATGTTAGATGACTTAATATGTATCCAGCTTTACACTCGCAACCTTCACGTGGCGGAAGAATACAATTCAATGGTGCTTCTGGATTTACACAAGTCGCCGGGCATGATGACGTAATCGACTTATAAACTGCATTTTCTTGACACGGTAGAGcttaaagaaaaatatgcagtaGTATCAACATTTCGAGTACATAATACATCTATCAGTGTATTCGTAGTTTATCAGTAGTGTTTGGGATGAGAACTAGTTGAAATGTGTCATAAATTAAATCCTTTAAATTTCTTGaaatcatgatattttttttacaaaaaaaattaaaataaagcaGTTAACAATATGATAACATATAGGAACCGTTACATTTAAGTTTTAAGacgcacagaaaaaaaaacagtagcaATAATTTGTAAGGAAACATCATCATATGTTTTTACAATAGCAAAAACACCTTCATACACAACTGGTTGGTTCTTCAtataatcttaatcaacacaGGATTATAAACATGTGAACGTAAATAATCTACGTCGCCAATTCAATATCAATTGCAAGTTcgaaaattaaatgttaaaatacTTTGAAAATGTGAACATGTCGAACAAAAAATATGTCCTGAAAGaatcaaaaatatgtttgtattCTAAATTTGGCACTATGCATGTCTCATTTCATTCACTATGATGTATGGTGATGCACGTCAATGGAATATACTTTTTCAAAGACCACAAGTGAATGATCGTTTTGATAAAACTAATTATTAACGTACGACAAATCTTGTCACTTCTCCAGTTGATTGGTATCCCCATGGTCTGACACTGTGATGCGTATCCTTCTAAACCCTCACATACATACTTTTCTACGTCTGGTGTGTCATGGAATGCACAAAAGTCAATGATACACGCATCATACGTCTCCATTGCCCTTTCAATGTCAGCAGTtacacatttttcaaatttactgAACTGCTTGTTCTCAGGGTTTAAAAGATTACAGTGCGATTGTTTTGCTTTCAATAGTAAGTCGTCTGTACAAGGATAGAAGTCAATATCCGGAGTACACCTACAATTTATAATACACTGctcaataataatatatatatacatttcctTGAATGGTACCAATACAATTAGAATCgtcaatagttttttttattacataagcaacatgcATGTGGAGCATAACCTGCTTACAACTCCAGAGCACTTGCGATCACCAGTTTTTAATTGGGTTCTTGGTGCAGTCCTTTATTtctatattgattttttgttaacGGTTGTTTGTCTCTATGTCTTTTTTCGTCTGTTGTCCTGACATGGTCAGTTTggttcgatttacgagttttaatATTCGTTTGGGATCTTTTCTCTTTCGGTTATATGAATTGAAGACTAAACCAGAGAAACAATCAGCATCAAAGATCAAGACAGCCAGTCAGAAAAGACAGAATAAAACACATACAAAACAATCGAAACATTTAAACACATTATCTGATTTGATAACTACGTTATTCCTTTCAGATCGGCATATTAAAATAATGTGCAAGTTCCACCATAATGGTGCAaccatgtttttttaaattaccttGACATGTACTGGTACTGTATACTTATCATGGGTTTGAGGTTTATTTGATGTGCAAAAGCGATACAAGTGTTAAATAGCAAAAATCTagacattaaaaattaaaatatatcatgATAGCTTACTGTGGAAAGAATAGATCAGAATCATCGTGTACTTCATAGCTGTTACCAATGGCGGAATACAAATTCGGATAGCTTGATACGTCGGTGCCGTTTTTTGTTGTAAAATCATCAGCAATGCCATTACAGTTGCCACAAATACCATGAACAACTTTTCCAAGTTCTCGCGGGACTTGAACTTTCATAATATGGATTCCATCATATTCTACTATGACACCGCAAGGCCCTTCAAGTCGTAAAGCGCCTCCAGCTGTTACTATTTTTACATCATTATTTTTGAATGGTGTATACCTTTGAATACCATCAACCTGGTAAAAAGACGTCAACTGTGTTATATGATTTCCcacaaaagaaatatttacaacATAGAACGACAGTATGTTAATTATGATAATTGTACAAAATTCCGAATATTGAATGTTCTCACGATTTGATAGAAAAAACCGAGAAAGTTTAATATTTGATTCGATgtttttgttgataaaaataGAGGCAGAAGCAAGTATTACTCGATATTCAACAACAAAATGTATTCAACGTTAACACAGtaattagatttgaaaaaaagaacaatGAAGGTTTTGTCACATTTCCGCGTCATCTCCTGCtgacaaaatgaaaattaaacaaatgcAAAAAGAATGTGTAAACGAGAAGCTGCTCTGTCTTATTAAGTTTTTGTCGGTAAGTTTTATCTACCAATTGATGAATGTTGTTCATTAATGTGTTTATAAGTAGACGGTACActtgttttttattcattatgtatCATTATTGATCATTCATTCATTATATTTGCGTTAGAAACCTGTAAACATATATTTACAAAACAGAAGGACACTCACATATCGTAgtaatgattatatatatatgaggaATATAATTCCgctttatttttgataaatgacCTTTAATGAGCTATTGAAATCTTATATGAAAAGGCACATGCTATGGGGCAATTTATTACACCCTATATCGTAAGGGGAAAAAAGCAAGCAGTCCGAACATGTGACAAGATTCTTAAACCTGACCTAAGTGCATCATTAAACACTGTTTTGATTTATTGGATGTCAGATTAAAATTGTGCAAAAggctttttttacttttaactaaGAACTTACATATAACCGACGTCCTAAATGTAAACGATAGTGATGATTGTTGTATTTAAAGTCCATAAGTCGTAAGAAGGCAACTTTGTAGTTGCCTCCCCTGTATTCCTGTTTGGCCTCCACAGCAAATTTACAGGAAGCGTCATCATTTGCAACTACTGTATATTTACATGCTCCCATGAAATGAATCATCTGTCCATCGAATGTCGTATAATGGGGGTCCCCAAATgcagtacatgtacatattgGATCTACAACAGAGAAAAGGAACCCATACATTATACTGTGGACTATTATAATTCATGGGATAAAATTCTTATTTTCGAGGTTTAGTAAGTATAGATGACATAtgaatttcaaaattcaatatgatcaatattttttttattttatgattaacAGTAATAAAAACCGATCTAGAGTTCAATTTCAGAAGTATTTTTTTATACTAGTAAATGCTTCTATATAGATaaagatatttgttttgtttgtaaaatcGACAAGCCTAGTTAAAGTTGTTGAAAAGGCTTACAAATTTACTCATTGCGGCCCGGGTTTGATTTTTGCT
This genomic interval carries:
- the LOC143049814 gene encoding zonadhesin-like, with the protein product MNEVNGYTCVCKPGYNGRNCEIDINECKTNPCKHGASCMDKVNDYMCVCKPGYNGKNCEIDINNCQSKPCQHGGKCEDQINGYRCTCIPGYTGSNCEIGTTCSCTASGDPHYRTFDGEMIHFHGACKYILAASSDKQCGFSVEGKNEYRGKNRKVSYMRLVDFWYQDRIYRLHQGRKFYVDGIQKYLPYNNNGIKVSITGTKLKLEGPCDVTVMFDGNHFFKVTIPKTIGKDIFGICGNCNGKKDDLRTMDGLDVSTEDSKYTTIGNSYEIPDDSDLLLPQCTPGGDENFCSPELETKAKDSGCALLHPDSVVRSPFKLCIETDKMRALEMYEACVLDYCAFYDDAKLRDDIVCQGIEGYAEQCLEMGISVRWRTKDVCPLPCQANAFYNGRMSACPATCTNLSGPQNCKLPYVEGCQCRIGYVLSNLECVPETECGCLTAEGEYIPVGKVIESPDCTRSTKCEILNEKPKLVTSQRPKCGINAECKPIDGHYTCGCKPAMVGDPLKECQNPICTCTAFGDPHYTTFDGQMIHFMGACKYTVVANDDASCKFAVEAKQEYRGGNYKVAFLRLMDFKYNNHHYRLHLGRRLYVDGIQRYTPFKNNDVKIVTAGGALRLEGPCGVIVEYDGIHIMKVQVPRELGKVVHGICGNCNGIADDFTTKNGTDVSSYPNLYSAIGNSYEVHDDSDLFFPQCTPDIDFYPCTDDLLLKAKQSHCNLLNPENKQFSKFEKCVTADIERAMETYDACIIDFCAFHDTPDVEKYVCEGLEGYASQCQTMGIPINWRSDKICPLPCQENAVYKSITSSCPATCVNPEAPLNCILPPREGCECKAGYILSHLTCVPVEQCGCKTEKGDYIPIGAKIESSDCTSVKACVAKGDRGTFVSFNRPICGRNAICKPVGGHYKCACKPGLTGDPLKECINPTCSCTASGDPHYRTFDGQIIHFFGACKYTVAAHDNSACRFAVEAKHEYRGGNNKVTFMRLVDLKFHGHVYRLHMDRKLYVDGIQKYPPYVDEGVVVYTSGQRLRLETSCGVVVEYDGIHIMEVIIPRKFGQQVNGICGNCNDKRDDLRTKDGTDVSTNKNKYSLIGNSYEVMDDSDLIIPQCKPAIDVYPCTDELLLKAKESLCRYIKVDTIDGKFKKCIKADPERAMEMYDSCIIDYCAYYGRPNFHQVMCEGLEGFAEQCHIMGIPISWRDDKLCPLSCGRNSIYKPQISSCPATCLAPLLSNSCKQPPREGCECKAGYYMSNLECVPDTRCGCTTSIGEYVPVGATVENSDCTIARTCQLIDGKAKLVAKTLSPCATNGQCKPVDGHYKCTCKPGFQGDPLAECTEVKLECGKAADIVFVLDSSSSMRSHNFAKIINFVKKLVSGFMSEHEQVRISVITFSHRSRIQFYLNRYTEPEDIINALNKIRHMRGGTRTDYALHDMHSKVFTEANGDRPGYPNIGIVITDGKSNYPRKTKEEMIHMKEDGVMMFAIGIGSSINQEELETIAIEKDHALRVKGFDSLEHIMGEFQEITCRGIAHAPKPHFVGHSHPH